A stretch of the Planktothricoides raciborskii GIHE-MW2 genome encodes the following:
- a CDS encoding TetR/AcrR family transcriptional regulator, which produces MSIDEPKPYHRGNLPRRLIDATVELLKTGEISQLSMRKVAKMIGVSHNALYKHFPDKDKLLEAVAEEGFTIFRDALQAEVNKYPDRPLLQLQNTGIAYVKFALKYPAYFRLMFGAYRTNPTQKSPFLSPTLETMSNILVDQLIQGVESQEMGFNVKGEAFMVLLNTIIRCQEAGLIKDEDPKTQALACWSIVHGLAMLFIDGQILITEEQLVTLLSALIVKFLIEGLCK; this is translated from the coding sequence ATGTCGATCGATGAACCAAAACCCTATCATCGTGGTAATTTACCTCGCCGTTTGATTGATGCCACCGTAGAATTACTGAAAACGGGCGAAATTAGTCAACTTTCCATGAGAAAAGTCGCCAAGATGATAGGAGTCTCTCACAATGCCCTTTATAAACACTTTCCTGATAAAGATAAACTTTTAGAAGCCGTCGCTGAAGAAGGTTTTACAATATTTCGAGATGCACTGCAAGCCGAAGTTAATAAATATCCCGATCGCCCTCTGCTACAGTTACAAAATACTGGGATTGCTTATGTTAAATTTGCCTTGAAATATCCGGCTTATTTTCGGTTAATGTTTGGAGCTTATCGCACAAATCCTACGCAAAAATCGCCTTTCTTATCACCAACACTAGAAACAATGTCAAATATATTGGTTGACCAACTAATTCAAGGTGTGGAGTCTCAAGAAATGGGTTTTAATGTTAAAGGAGAAGCTTTTATGGTGCTACTTAATACGATTATTCGATGTCAAGAAGCTGGATTAATTAAAGATGAAGATCCCAAAACTCAAGCATTAGCTTGTTGGTCAATTGTTCATGGGTTAGCAATGTTATTTATCGATGGACAAATTTTAATCACAGAAGAACAGTTAGTAACTTTGTTATCAGCATTAATTGTAAAATTTTTAATCGAAGGATTGTGCAAATAG
- a CDS encoding diacylglycerol/polyprenol kinase family protein, which yields MFVVVISLILTLFTSLLELPSVPGLWVQITVVGIWLGFVLVLAEALYQVTDAESEIVRKIVHIGTGNVILFAWWLQVPAWVGIAASVFAAAIALLSYILPLFPGINSVGRHSWGTFFYAVSIGLLIAWFWPLEKPYYAAIGILIMAFGDGFAALIGRKFGKHPYQLWGEKKSIEGSLTMALISYGLTVLILCSVQGNHWQIWLSAIAVAFLATVLEAFSKIGIDNLTVPLGSAAFCFLLNQLLFS from the coding sequence ATGTTTGTGGTTGTTATTAGTTTAATTCTTACCTTGTTCACTTCACTCTTGGAATTGCCATCGGTTCCCGGTTTATGGGTACAAATTACCGTGGTCGGTATTTGGTTGGGTTTTGTGTTGGTTTTAGCGGAAGCGCTGTATCAAGTCACCGATGCAGAGTCAGAAATTGTCCGCAAAATCGTTCACATTGGCACTGGTAATGTGATTCTTTTCGCCTGGTGGTTGCAGGTTCCCGCTTGGGTGGGGATTGCTGCCTCGGTTTTTGCAGCAGCGATCGCCTTATTATCTTATATTTTACCCTTATTTCCTGGGATTAATAGTGTCGGTCGCCACAGTTGGGGGACTTTTTTCTATGCGGTGAGTATTGGCCTATTAATTGCCTGGTTTTGGCCTTTGGAAAAACCCTATTATGCGGCGATCGGGATTTTAATTATGGCGTTTGGGGATGGTTTTGCCGCCTTAATTGGTCGAAAATTTGGTAAACATCCCTATCAATTGTGGGGGGAAAAAAAGAGTATTGAAGGGTCACTAACGATGGCTTTGATTAGTTATGGACTTACGGTGTTAATTTTATGCTCGGTGCAGGGAAATCATTGGCAAATTTGGCTCAGTGCGATCGCGGTTGCCTTTCTTGCGACAGTCTTAGAAGCTTTTTCTAAAATTGGGATTGATAACCTGACTGTGCCTCTGGGTAGTGCCGCTTTCTGTTTTTTATTGAATCAGCTATTATTTTCTTAA
- a CDS encoding GUN4 domain-containing protein, with amino-acid sequence MTNQLTREELITEISKNLLPEDANFVKSLNQLLQNLGETHFLNIATSCYQRGLEHLQAKNYDFARLDFDRTIKLNPQADVYYQRAKAFYGLENYQNAIADLDKATTLQPQRAEFYDLRGDAYVKLRNYEMALANYNQAVTLGYSSQKLTDLQQKWNNKLRQEEEKRQAEEKRKAEEEKRKREAEAKRKAEEEARRKAEEEELNQLKSEKGIDYRPLRDYLKNGEWQKADEETSARMLEAMGESDWGSVYSSDLQNFPRTDLRTMDKLWLKYSDGKFGFSVQRDIWTSPQVGGKVGELDYDKYCKLADIVGWRKAGDWLSYPSGFTFNTNALPGHLPLWGFVGVVDWARRVGACSSFVWVSRDQILFSRL; translated from the coding sequence ATGACTAATCAACTTACTAGAGAGGAGCTTATTACTGAAATTAGCAAGAATCTCTTACCAGAAGATGCTAATTTTGTCAAGTCTCTTAATCAATTGTTGCAAAACTTAGGAGAAACCCATTTTCTCAATATTGCTACATCCTGTTATCAGCGTGGTTTGGAGCATTTACAAGCAAAAAACTATGATTTTGCTCGTCTTGACTTCGATCGCACTATTAAACTTAATCCTCAAGCGGATGTCTATTACCAGCGTGCTAAGGCTTTCTATGGTTTAGAAAACTATCAAAATGCGATCGCAGATTTAGATAAAGCCACTACTTTACAACCCCAACGAGCAGAATTTTACGATTTACGGGGAGATGCTTATGTAAAATTAAGGAATTATGAGATGGCTTTAGCTAACTATAATCAAGCGGTAACTTTAGGATATTCTAGTCAGAAATTGACTGATTTACAACAAAAATGGAATAATAAACTCCGTCAAGAAGAGGAAAAACGTCAAGCTGAGGAAAAACGTAAGGCTGAAGAAGAAAAACGCAAACGAGAAGCAGAAGCTAAACGTAAGGCTGAAGAAGAAGCAAGACGTAAGGCTGAGGAAGAAGAATTAAATCAGTTAAAATCAGAGAAAGGCATTGATTATCGTCCATTACGGGATTATTTGAAAAATGGTGAATGGCAAAAAGCTGATGAGGAAACCTCAGCCCGAATGTTAGAAGCTATGGGTGAGTCTGATTGGGGTAGTGTTTATAGTAGCGATCTACAGAATTTTCCTCGCACTGATCTACGCACTATGGATAAGCTATGGCTTAAGTATAGTGATGGTAAGTTTGGTTTTTCTGTGCAAAGAGATATCTGGACTTCCCCGCAAGTTGGTGGTAAAGTAGGTGAGTTAGATTATGATAAATATTGTAAACTCGCCGATATCGTTGGTTGGCGCAAAGCAGGAGATTGGTTGAGCTATCCCTCTGGTTTCACTTTCAATACAAATGCACTACCCGGACACCTCCCTTTGTGGGGGTTTGTGGGTGTGGTGGACTGGGCGCGGCGCGTGGGGGCGTGTTCGTCGTTCGTCTGGGTGTCGAGGGACCAGATTCTCTTTTCTCGTCTCTAG
- a CDS encoding TspO/MBR family protein, translating to MIKSWMAIAAITVLVAIAVNRLNVDDVRWFNRLQRPKWLTFERLIPLIWTIIFICGAWSAVIVWESRPGTLRTWVFMAFYLGLEMVTIAYTPVMCKLQSLKAGTIIGGTGAILSVMLAVSVFPVSSWASILLLPYVLWSPIGTYTTWAMIGLNPDSE from the coding sequence ATGATTAAATCTTGGATGGCGATCGCGGCAATAACTGTTTTAGTAGCGATCGCGGTAAATCGACTAAATGTGGATGATGTTCGCTGGTTTAATCGGCTACAACGACCAAAATGGCTGACTTTTGAACGCTTAATTCCTTTAATTTGGACAATTATTTTTATTTGCGGGGCTTGGTCAGCGGTGATTGTGTGGGAAAGCCGCCCTGGAACCCTAAGAACTTGGGTATTTATGGCCTTTTATTTAGGGTTAGAAATGGTGACAATTGCCTATACTCCCGTGATGTGTAAACTCCAAAGTTTAAAAGCCGGAACAATTATTGGGGGAACCGGGGCAATTTTAAGTGTAATGTTAGCGGTCAGCGTTTTTCCGGTGTCTTCTTGGGCATCTATTTTACTCTTGCCTTATGTGCTTTGGAGTCCCATTGGTACTTATACAACTTGGGCAATGATTGGGTTAAATCCTGATAGTGAATAA
- a CDS encoding Npun_R2479 family HD domain-containing metalloprotein, whose amino-acid sequence MFFNATELLIDSFVQKIQDGYRRTYGGYKPDYAEIIAWAGSMALENIANSDALYHNVEHTILVTLVGQEILRGKHIREGGISCEDWLHYIISLVCHDIGYVKGVCRQDKNGYYATGKNGDMVYLQPGASDASLTPYHVDRAKLFIDERFGGHKLIDAELIKQNIELTRFPVPKAEDHQDTINSPGLVRAADLIGQLSDPRYLKKIGALFYEFEETGTNKALGYRHPGDLRKNYAKFYWHGVYPYVKDALSYLSLTQHGQQIIANLYSNVFVVEHEQQEEEGRN is encoded by the coding sequence ATGTTTTTTAACGCGACTGAACTACTGATTGACTCCTTTGTGCAAAAAATCCAAGATGGCTACCGTCGAACCTACGGAGGCTACAAACCAGACTATGCGGAAATTATTGCCTGGGCTGGGTCTATGGCCTTAGAAAATATTGCCAATAGTGACGCCTTATACCATAATGTCGAACACACCATTTTAGTCACCCTAGTGGGTCAGGAAATTCTCCGAGGAAAACATATTCGGGAAGGGGGCATTTCCTGCGAAGATTGGTTACACTATATTATTTCCTTAGTCTGCCATGACATCGGCTATGTCAAGGGAGTTTGTCGCCAAGATAAAAACGGATATTATGCCACCGGAAAAAATGGCGACATGGTTTATCTTCAACCGGGGGCATCCGATGCCAGCTTAACTCCTTATCATGTAGACCGGGCGAAACTGTTTATTGATGAAAGATTTGGCGGTCATAAATTAATCGATGCGGAATTAATTAAACAAAATATAGAACTGACTCGTTTTCCCGTTCCCAAAGCCGAAGATCATCAAGATACCATCAACTCTCCGGGGTTAGTCCGAGCCGCTGATTTAATTGGTCAACTCAGCGATCCCCGTTATTTAAAGAAAATTGGCGCATTATTTTATGAATTTGAAGAAACCGGAACCAACAAAGCTTTAGGGTATCGGCATCCCGGAGACTTGCGAAAAAATTATGCTAAGTTTTATTGGCATGGGGTTTATCCTTATGTCAAAGATGCTTTAAGTTATCTCTCCTTAACTCAGCACGGCCAACAAATTATTGCCAACCTTTATTCTAATGTTTTTGTCGTCGAACACGAACAGCAAGAAGAAGAAGGTAGAAATTAA
- the murJ gene encoding murein biosynthesis integral membrane protein MurJ — translation MSEQKKAARSLAGIAGIVAIATLISKVFGLVRQVAIAAAFGVGAAFDAYNYAYVIPGFLLILLGGINGPFHSAIISVLAKRDKEEAGPLVETINTLVTSLLLVVTIALVIFAEPLMTLVAPGLNITEAQALAQGMTPENFQTLQMTKDIAIEQFRIMAPLAMLAGLIGIGFGTLNAADQYWLPSISPLFSSVALIGAIGILALDLGSQITAPEYALLGGRVLAWGTLAGAILQWLVQLIAQWRSGLGTVRPRFEFNRPGVKEVMQVMGPATLSSGMLHINVYTDLWFASFIPQAAAALGYAGLLVQTPLGIISNMLLVPLMPVFSRLADPQNWPELKDRIRQGLVLTGITMLPMGILMIVLAVPIVRVVYERGAFNPEASAFVAPMLMAYGVGMFFYLGRDVVVRVFYALGDGETPFRVSMVNIFLNGVLDYLLVQSFGAPGLVLATVGVNITSMVALLWLLDRKLNGLPILSWSGAIASLTAASFVAGAASWGILWGIEQILGTQGFLIVILELAIAGLGGLGVFALIATQLKLEEVDIFVDRVRQKLGR, via the coding sequence GTGTCTGAACAAAAAAAAGCCGCTCGTTCTTTAGCGGGAATTGCCGGAATTGTGGCCATAGCCACATTGATTAGTAAAGTTTTTGGCTTAGTCCGTCAAGTAGCGATCGCCGCTGCTTTTGGGGTAGGCGCCGCCTTCGATGCCTATAATTACGCCTATGTAATTCCCGGATTTTTGTTAATCCTCCTCGGTGGAATTAATGGCCCATTTCACAGTGCCATCATCAGTGTATTGGCGAAGCGGGACAAAGAAGAAGCCGGACCATTGGTGGAAACCATTAATACCTTAGTCACTAGCTTATTGCTGGTGGTCACGATCGCCTTAGTCATATTTGCCGAACCCCTGATGACTTTGGTAGCGCCCGGATTGAATATTACCGAAGCCCAAGCATTAGCCCAGGGCATGACCCCGGAAAATTTTCAAACCCTACAAATGACCAAAGATATTGCCATTGAACAATTTAGAATTATGGCACCGTTGGCCATGTTAGCGGGTTTAATTGGCATTGGCTTTGGCACATTAAACGCTGCGGATCAATATTGGTTGCCCTCCATTAGTCCCCTATTTTCTAGTGTGGCCTTAATTGGCGCGATCGGGATTTTAGCCTTGGATCTCGGTAGCCAAATTACTGCCCCAGAATATGCCTTACTCGGTGGTAGAGTCTTGGCTTGGGGCACCCTCGCTGGGGCAATTTTGCAATGGTTAGTCCAGTTAATTGCCCAATGGCGTAGCGGTTTGGGCACCGTGCGGCCACGGTTTGAATTTAACCGTCCGGGAGTGAAAGAAGTCATGCAGGTAATGGGTCCGGCCACCCTTTCCTCCGGGATGCTGCATATTAACGTTTATACGGATTTATGGTTTGCCTCGTTTATTCCTCAAGCGGCTGCCGCGTTGGGTTATGCCGGTTTATTAGTGCAAACCCCGTTAGGAATTATTTCTAATATGCTGTTGGTGCCCTTGATGCCGGTGTTTTCCCGGTTAGCTGACCCGCAAAATTGGCCGGAATTAAAAGACCGCATTCGCCAAGGGTTAGTGTTAACGGGAATTACCATGCTACCAATGGGCATTTTAATGATTGTTTTGGCAGTGCCCATTGTCCGGGTGGTGTATGAACGGGGGGCATTTAATCCAGAAGCTTCGGCATTTGTCGCCCCCATGTTGATGGCTTATGGGGTGGGGATGTTTTTTTATCTCGGTCGTGATGTGGTGGTGCGCGTGTTTTATGCCCTGGGAGATGGGGAAACGCCGTTTCGCGTCAGTATGGTAAATATTTTCCTTAACGGGGTGCTGGATTATTTATTAGTCCAAAGCTTTGGCGCACCGGGTTTGGTCTTGGCAACAGTTGGGGTGAATATTACCTCAATGGTGGCATTGTTGTGGTTGCTAGATCGGAAATTAAATGGGTTGCCGATTTTAAGTTGGAGTGGCGCGATCGCCTCTTTAACTGCTGCCAGTTTCGTTGCCGGGGCTGCCAGTTGGGGCATCTTGTGGGGTATTGAGCAAATTTTAGGCACTCAGGGTTTTCTAATTGTGATTTTAGAATTAGCGATCGCGGGTTTAGGAGGTTTAGGGGTGTTTGCCTTAATTGCCACCCAATTAAAGTTAGAAGAAGTGGATATTTTTGTAGACCGTGTGCGGCAAAAGTTAGGGCGATAG
- the yidD gene encoding membrane protein insertion efficiency factor YidD — MKKLMITLIHGYRSLISPLFPPSCRFHPTCSQYAIEAIERFGAIRGAWLATKRILRCNPFHPGGYDPVPEKLD; from the coding sequence ATGAAAAAATTAATGATTACCTTGATTCACGGTTATCGATCGCTCATTTCGCCGCTATTTCCACCCAGTTGCCGATTCCATCCCACTTGCTCTCAATACGCGATCGAGGCGATCGAGCGTTTTGGCGCTATCCGTGGCGCTTGGTTAGCCACGAAGCGGATTTTACGGTGTAATCCGTTCCACCCAGGGGGCTATGACCCAGTGCCAGAAAAGTTGGATTGA
- a CDS encoding efflux RND transporter periplasmic adaptor subunit — MGYESLSNLEDAVKEDPKRQETADSAIAEAFANRTEDLAATSEIDGDEIGDSLPGSALRHRAADVAEDEDEAEDEVEKKSEWLLRSLPTMAVGIVIGVAIALGGMGFADTGKGNAPATNSDGKVAAAGATGAAQVNLPGASQTVTVAGVKSDRIARALEATGTVQALDLLPILPQSPGLQIQQVLVDEGDFVTAGQVMAILDDSVVRSQILDAQAQVESLRSSQIQTEAGVWQAKSALEQAQAGESEAQAAISQAQAAKSEAEAGLRSAIAAKSEVEAALAGAQAAKVEAEAGRAQAVANLARAKAELAQAERELQRYQSLASAGAISQQELDNRLTTVENALEAVRVAEANIKSADARIQSAVANISSTEARVKSVESNVSSAAARVESAVANIRNAEARLERAAANVTSAQSQVESARATVNSAAANVISSQARAEQVQTQGDRTLVRAPASGIVAERIARVGDVTSGSGKLFSIIANGELELHVKVPETQLPLVKIGASVKVTSDADSRIDLQGTVREISPLIDANSRQATVKVSLPSSDLLRSGMFLRAALTTSTTEGLIVPAKAVLPQADGSSIVYRLKDNDIVEAQPVQVGQVINAVGNDLSKATIEIQSGLEVGDAIVVDGAAFVKNGDRVKVVDN, encoded by the coding sequence ATGGGCTATGAATCTTTATCAAATCTAGAAGACGCAGTTAAAGAGGATCCTAAGCGTCAGGAAACTGCCGATTCCGCGATAGCGGAGGCTTTTGCGAATCGCACTGAGGATCTAGCCGCAACATCCGAGATTGATGGGGATGAAATAGGCGATTCCCTACCGGGATCCGCTTTGCGCCATCGCGCCGCTGATGTAGCGGAGGATGAAGACGAAGCGGAGGATGAAGTCGAGAAAAAATCAGAATGGTTGTTACGATCGCTGCCGACAATGGCGGTAGGCATCGTCATTGGGGTGGCGATCGCCCTTGGTGGCATGGGTTTTGCCGATACAGGTAAGGGTAATGCCCCCGCAACTAATTCCGATGGGAAAGTGGCTGCTGCCGGTGCAACCGGGGCAGCACAAGTAAACCTTCCAGGAGCCAGCCAAACTGTCACCGTGGCAGGGGTGAAAAGCGATCGCATTGCGCGAGCCCTGGAAGCCACTGGAACGGTTCAAGCCTTAGATTTGCTGCCGATTTTGCCCCAATCTCCTGGCTTACAAATTCAACAAGTTTTAGTCGATGAAGGGGATTTTGTCACCGCTGGTCAAGTCATGGCCATTTTGGATGACTCCGTAGTGCGATCGCAGATATTAGATGCCCAAGCCCAGGTAGAATCCCTGCGTTCTAGCCAAATCCAAACCGAAGCCGGGGTATGGCAGGCGAAATCCGCTTTGGAACAAGCGCAAGCCGGTGAAAGCGAGGCACAGGCAGCAATTTCCCAAGCACAGGCGGCGAAATCAGAAGCGGAAGCAGGACTAAGAAGCGCGATCGCTGCCAAGTCGGAAGTTGAAGCCGCCCTAGCTGGAGCACAAGCGGCGAAAGTGGAAGCCGAAGCCGGACGAGCGCAAGCGGTGGCCAATCTTGCCAGAGCCAAAGCCGAATTAGCCCAAGCAGAACGGGAGTTACAACGCTATCAATCATTAGCCAGTGCGGGCGCCATTTCTCAACAAGAACTCGATAACCGCCTGACTACAGTGGAAAATGCCCTGGAAGCGGTGCGGGTGGCGGAGGCCAATATTAAAAGTGCCGATGCCCGAATTCAAAGCGCCGTGGCTAATATCAGCAGTACCGAAGCGCGGGTCAAGAGTGTCGAATCCAATGTCAGCAGTGCCGCCGCCAGAGTAGAAAGTGCCGTGGCTAACATTCGTAATGCCGAAGCCCGACTGGAAAGAGCCGCAGCCAACGTCACCAGCGCTCAGTCCCAGGTAGAAAGCGCCCGCGCTACGGTCAACAGTGCGGCGGCCAATGTTATAAGCAGTCAAGCCAGGGCAGAACAAGTCCAAACTCAGGGCGATCGAACCCTGGTTCGGGCTCCCGCCAGTGGCATTGTGGCCGAACGAATTGCCCGCGTGGGGGATGTCACCAGTGGCTCTGGCAAACTTTTTTCGATTATTGCTAATGGTGAGTTAGAACTCCATGTCAAAGTCCCGGAAACCCAGTTACCTCTGGTCAAAATTGGCGCTAGTGTCAAAGTGACATCGGATGCAGACTCGCGAATTGACCTACAGGGAACCGTGCGAGAAATTTCCCCTTTGATTGATGCCAATAGTCGTCAAGCCACGGTCAAGGTTAGTTTACCAAGTAGCGATTTGTTGCGATCGGGGATGTTTTTGCGGGCGGCTTTAACCACCAGTACCACGGAGGGATTAATTGTCCCGGCAAAAGCTGTGTTACCTCAAGCCGATGGCAGTTCGATTGTTTATCGCCTTAAGGACAACGACATCGTAGAAGCACAACCTGTTCAGGTTGGTCAAGTCATTAACGCTGTGGGTAATGACCTATCCAAGGCCACTATAGAAATTCAGTCGGGTTTAGA